TGGCAGTAAAGCCGCTGATGAACTGGTACATCATCTGCTCGGGGGTCAGGCGGGACAGCGGTGGCAGCACCCCGAAGGCGTCGGCAGTCAGAAAGACGATGTTCTGCGGGTGGCCGCCGCGCCCGCCCGGAACGATGTTGTCGATGAAGTCGATGGGGTAGGCGCTGCGGGTGTTTTCGGTCAGCGAGCCGTCATTCAGGTCGAGGCTGTGGTCGGTCCGCATCACCACGTTTTCCAGCACCGTGCCGTACATGTGGGTGGTGCGGAAGATCGCCGGTTCAGCGTCCGGGTTCAGCCCGATCACCTTGGCGTAGCAGCCGCCCTCGAAGTTGAACACGCCCTCGTCGGTCCAGCCGTGTTCGTCGTCTCCGATCAGGGCGCGTTCGGGGTCGGCAGACAGCGTGGTCTTGCCGGTGCCCGACAGCCCGAAGAACAGCGCCACGTCGCCGCCCTTGCCGACGTTGGCCGAGCAGTGCATCGGCATCACGCCGCGCTCTGGCAGCAGGAAATTCAGCACGCCGAAGATGGCTTTCTTGTTCTCTCCGGCATACTCGGTGCCGCCGATCAGCACCATGCGCCGCGTGAAATTGACCAGGATGAAGGTGTCGGAGCGGGTGCCGTCGGTGTGCGGATCGGCGCGGAATTCCGGCAGGTTCAGCACCGTCCAGTCGGGGGAAAATCTGGCGTATTCCTCGGGGGTGGGGCGCACGAACAGATTCCGCACGAACAGCGAGTGGTACGCCATCTGCTGCACGAAGCGCACGCCGAGGCGCTGAGCCGGGTCGGTGCCCGCATACAGGTCCTGCACGAACAGTTCCTGACCGTGGCAGGCCACCTGCATCTTCTTCAGCAGGGCGTCGAAGACCTCGGGCGAGATGGGGGTGTTGAAGCCGCCCCACCACACGCTTTCACGGGTCAGGTCGTCTTCCACGATGAAGCGGTCTTTGGGGCTGCGTCCGGTCTTGTTGGTTCGGACGACCAGCGGGCCGCCCTGCGCGATGTGGCCCTCGCCCCGACGCAGCGCGGCCTCATACAGCTGCGCCACGCCGGGGTTGTGCTGAATGCTGGCCGCCTGCAACTCCTGGAAGAACGCATGGCCCTGCTCGACTTTGTGTTCAGTGGTCACGGTCATGATCTGTCCTCCTCTGAGTTGTAACACCTGTTAGCTTAGGGCCAGTATTCCCGATGGAAACGCTCCCGTGCAAGTTGTGCAGCGTCACGGTTCTGGTAACAGAAAGCGTCCGGGTGACACCAATTAGTGTAGACAGGGTACAAAACGGCGGCTGCCCGCTGCCGGTTTTTCACGTCTCGCGGCTGCTTGACCCGCTGCTCACGGCGTCGTTCTACACTGTGGGAAATGCTCCGACCATTCGTGGTTCCGTTTGCGGCAGCTCTGCTGTTGCCACTTTCGGCGGCGCTGGTATACCGCGCTCTGCCTGCGGCGGGGAGTGGCATGCTGGCGGCGCCGCCCAACGACAGCCGCGAGGGCATTCACCGCGAGGGGCGTCTGCGGCTGCCTCCGATGCCAGAGGTCGTGGGCGGGCAGATCGCCTATTTCCCGCCGCCGCTGCCCACCGTGACCGTCGAGATTCCGCTGCCGCCGCGCCCTGCGCCTGCGCTGCCCACCGTGACCGTCTCGGTCCCCAGGTCGCCCGCCAGCATTCAGAACGCTCACTCGCCGGGTTCACCCCAGGTGGGCCAGTCGGGGGCTGTTCGGCCCGGTGCTGTCCAGATCGCCAACGTCCATACCGACACGCCGGGCGTGACGCAGGCTGCGCCGACCGGCCTGAGCACCCTGACGCCGCTGAACGAGGGCGTGCCCGTCACTATGACGCGCCTTCAGGTGGGGCGGGTGCAGGTGGCGCTGCTGAGGGGCGGCCTGCCGGTGTCGCGGCATGTGCTGTGGCGCAGCAGCGTGGTGCAGTTCATCAAGGCGTCGGGCGCGGTGGCAGGCGTCAACGGCACCTTCTTCAAAGACGCGGCCATCGCCTCGAACGATTCCAACATGATGGGACCGCTGCTGACCGCCGACGGCACCTTTCTGCGCGAGTCTGACGCGTATCTGCTGGGCCGCATCACCGGTCGCCCGCTGGTGGCCTGGTCGAACACTCAGTTTCTGGTCACGGCCTTTCGCCCGGCCACCATGAACCGCAAGGCGCAGGTCCAGGCGCTGCTGCCGGGAGTGACCGATGCCTTTGTGGCGGGCGCGTGGCTGGTGCGCGGCGGTCACGCCATCAGCGCCGCCGATATGAAGCGCTACGCCTCCTCTGATGCTCAGGAGGTGCGCCCCCGCGTGTTCTTCGGCGTGACCAAAGATGGACTGGGCATTGCCGGAGCCACCATCACGCCGGTCAGCAGCGCCGGTCTGGCCCGCATCGCCGAGCAGGTGGGGGCGCAGGAAGCCGTGCTGATGGACAGCGGTTACAGCACCAGTCTGATCTACGGAGCGCAGGTGTTGGCGGTGGGCCACGCGTCGCGCAAGGTGCCTTCGCGTCCGGTGCCGCACGCCATCGTCTTTTTCAACCCAAGCTCGGTGCAGGCGCAGGGCAAACCGCTGCCGGGCAAATAGGGAAGACCTGTACCGTCCCGCGTGGCATCTGTCCTGAAAGCGGGGGAAGCTGTCTCGCCTACACTGAGCGTCATGACCGAGATCATTTCTTCGCGGATGGGCGGCGTTGCGCTGGGCGACGTGACTGCCTGGCTGGACAGCTATCTGAACGTTTCCAGCTTTAAAGACTGGAGCAACAACGGCCTTCAGGTCGAGGGAAACAGCACCGTGACCCGGATCGCGGCCAGCGTGGATACCAGCCTTCGCAGCATCGAGGAGGCCATTTCCAGCGGCGCAGACCTGATGGTGGTGCACCACGGACTGTTCTGGAACAAGCCCCTCATGGTGACGGGGCCGCATCGTCGCCGCCTTCAGACCGCGCTCGACGCCGGACTGAGCATCTATGCCGCGCACCTGCCACTCGACGCCCACCCCGAGATCGGCAACAACGCCATGATCGCCTCGGCCCTGAGCCTGCAGGACGCCAGCCCCTTTGCCAGCATCGGGCAGATGGGCGAACTGCCCTATGAGCAGACCCTTCAGGAATTTGCCGAGCGGGTGCAGAAGCTGACCGGCGAAATCTGTCTGGTTCACGGCGGGGGCGGCGGCAGCGGCGTGCGGCGGCTGGGCATCGTGTCGGGCAGCGGCGCGGAGTTCATTACCCAGGCGGCGGAACTGGGCCTGGATACCCTGCTGACCGGCGAGCCGGAACACAAGCACTTCCACGACGCCTTCGAACTGGGCCTGAACGTGGTGTATGCGGGCCACTACGAAACCGAGGTCTTTGGCGTGCGGGCGCTGGCGGCAAAACTGGAGGAGCAGTTCGGCTTGCCGTGGCAGTTTCTGCATCTCCCGACGGGGCTGTGAGGGCGTGGAGCACGTGGCCTATGGCGTGTAAAGACCGTTCCCACAGGTTGCTCACCACCCGCTGCAGGCTCTCCCGGCAGGGCGAATGAGCGGCCTCTTCATCAGTTTCGAGGGGCCGGAAGGCGCGGGCAAATCCACCCAGCTTCGGCGGCTGGCGGCGCGGCTGGCAGCAGGCGGGCACCCCCACCTGCTGACCCGCGAACCGGGCGGCACCGACATCGGAGACAAGCTGCGTTCGCTGGTGCTCGACACCCGCAGTCACCTGACCGCCATGACCGAGTTTCTGATCTACAGCGGCAGCCGCGCCCAGCTGGTGCAGGAAGTAATCCGGCCCGCGCTGGGCAGGGGAGAACTGGTTGTGTGTGACCGCTACGTCGATTCGTCGTATGCGTATCAGGGGTACGGGCGCGGCCTCGATCTGGCGCAGCTGCGGGCCGTGAGCGCGGCGGCCACCGGCGGCCTGATGCCCGACCTCACATTCCTGCTGGACATCGACCCGGAAACCGGACTGGCGCGGGCGGCGCGGGTGGGCGAACCCGACCGCATCGAGCGGGCCGGACTGGACTTTCACTGGCGGCTGAAACGGGGCTTTCTGGAGCTGGCTGCCCAGGAGCCGAAGCGCTTTGTGGTACTGGACGCTACCCGCGACCCAGACGCCCTGGAAGCCGATATCTGGGCGGCGGTATCGGAGCGGCTGTCCGAGAACTGAGGCCCGCTTATTGCCCGGCTGCCAGCCCCGGCACGCGCACCTCGAAGACGGTGGGCCAGCGCTTGCCCGTCAGCAGCAGCGTTCCCCGCGCTTTGTTGTACGCGACGCCGTTGGGCACATCGTCGAAGGTGGGGGTGCGGCCCGCTTTCTGCGTGTCGCTGGCGGCCTCGCGGCTCAGCTCGGACACGTCCAGCCACGCGGTCACCTTGCCAGTTTTGGGGTCGATCCGGGCGATTTTGGTGGTCAGCCAGATGTTGGCCCACACCCAGCCACCCGCGTATTCCAGTTCGTTCAGGTTCGTGACGGGCATGCCCTGAGCCGTTACCTTCACGCTTTTCTTGATGGCGAAGGTCAGTGGATCGCGCCACGTCAGGGTGTCGCTGCCGTCGCTCATGATGAGCTGGGTGCCGTCGTTGGTCAGGCCCCAGCCCTCGCCGTCGTAGCGGAAGCGGCCCGTTTCCTTGAGGGTGGCGGCGTCGTACACGAAGGCCAGCCCGCTCTGCCACGTCAGCTCGAAGAGTTGCCCGTTCAGCACGCTGACGCCTTCTCCGAATACTCCGGCGACTGGCGGCGTCCGCATCTGCATCGGCTTGCCGCTGTCGAGAGCTACACGCCGTACCCCCGATTGTCCCTCCAGCCCCGTTCCTTCGTACAGCACGCCACCTGCCAGCTCGAAGCCCTCGGTAAAGGCCGCTGGGTCGTGCGGCAGGCGGCTGACCACCACCGGCCTGTACACCGGAAGAGAGGTGCGGGGCGTCGTTCTGGCCTGCACCACCGGGGCTGCGCCGACCAGCAGCAGAAGGGCGACAGGCAGGGCAAGGGGGGCGGCAGGCTTCACGCCCCCAGTGTAGAGAAGGCGGGGGCTTTGTGCATTGGCATTCTGGCTGAGTTTTTCTGAAGCAGGTGGGCACAGGCGGTGTCGAACCCTGAGGGGAGACGCTGGAAACGTTCCCGTTACAGGAGTTCCTCCAATGCCCGCTGCGCCGCCTGTACCACCTCTGGCTGAGGGTCGCGGCTCAGGCGTTCCAGCTCGGTGGTGTCGTGCCAGCGTCCCCAGGCCCACGCTGCCGCCTCGCGCACTTCCCAGGCGGGATCGCGGCTTGCCAGTGTCAGCACGTCGCGCCCTCGCCGCTGCGGGTCGTTGCCCACCACCGTGGCAGCGTTGCGGGCCATGCCCTTGCGCCGGGGCCGGGCAAAAGCGGTGTGCCCGAACGAACGCAGAAATTCACGCTCCGAGACGCCGAAAAACCGCCGCAGATCGGGGTGGGCCAGCTCCGGATCGGGCTGAAACAGCGTGGCGAGCGGCCCGGCGTGCAGGCTCCACGGACAGACCTCGCTGCACACGTCACAGCCCAGCAGCCACTCGCCCACCGCCGGGCGCAGATGCCACGGCAGCGGCCCCCGGTGCTCGATGGTCAGGGCCGACAGGCAGACGCGGGCGTCGATCAGGCGGTCTGGCCCGATGGCGTCGGTGGGGCACGCCGAGATGCAGCGGGTACAGCGTCCGCAGCGGTCTGGGTGGCTGGCGGGCAGTTCGGGCGCGGGCAGGTCGGTCAGCAGCACCGCCAGCGTCACGAACGCGCCCAGCGAGGTCGAGAGCAGCATGCCCGATTTGCCCTGCCAGCCGGGAAAGGCCCGCCCCGCGAGAGAGCGTTCCAGAATCGGCCCATGATCGACGTAGCCCCGTGCCCGCACGCCCAGGCTCTCGGCCTCGGTCTTCAGGCGCTCCAGCAGCGGCTCCAGCTGCGTGTGATAGTCGGGCGTCCAGGCGTAGCGGGCCACTCTGCCCAGCCGCACGCCCCGCGCAGGCACCGGCTGTTCGGGGAAGGAATGTGCGGCACCCAGCACCAGCACGCTGCCCACGCCCGCCAGCGAACTCGACAGGTCGGCGCGGCGCGGAAGCTGGCGCGTCAGGTAGTCCATCCCGCCCTGTCGCCCGCTATCCAGCCAGCTCTGATAGCGCCCTAGGTCTGCTGGAACGGGCGCGGCGTCGGCCCAGCCTGCCACGTCGAAGCCCAGGCTCAGGGCCAGATCGGTGAGGTGGGTGCGGGCGTCGGACATCGGCCACAGGATAGCGGCAGCCCACCCGATAGAAGGGGAGAGCCGCCGCTGTTGAAGATGTAATTATCGTGCTGAGGTAAGAGTCAAAATTCTGTATATGGCCTTTGATAAAATATATGGAGCCAGCAAAGTGTAGATTATCGTCGAACCTCGACCCAGATAGCGGTTGACGAGATTATAGCCACCCACAAAAACCAAGAACCAGATAAAAAATCCAAGAATGAAGAGCCAAGCAGCAGGTTTAGGACGTTGGAAAGAAGACGACTGATCTGCCATGTGGATACCTCTTCTACGGTCTTCTACTGCCGAGATGTTCTAATTTACAGCTTCAACTGTGCCGCCGCCGCCGTATCCATGTACCACAGCGCATTCTGCACGCCCTGTACCGGGTGGCCTTCCACGCCGCCCATGCCGTTCTGCACCTCGCGCAGCGTTTCGGCCTTGCTGGCACCCGTCACCAGCAGCCAGCGCTCGCGGGCCGCGTTGATCTCGGCAAACGTGAAGCTGATGCGCCAGGTATTGAGTTTGGGCACCCAGTTGGCAATCACGCGCCCGCTGGCATGCAGGCCCTCGGTGTCGGGGAAGAGGCTGGCGGTGTGCCCGTCGTCGCCCATGCCCAGCAGCACCACGTCCAAGCGCTCTGGCAGCAGCGCGGCGTAGGCGGCAGCCGCTTCGTGCGGGTCGCGCTCGCCCTCGATGCGGTGCACCTGCGCGGGCGGAATGCTCACGTGGTCGAGCAGGCCCAGCTTGGCAGCGCGGTAATTGCTGTCCTCGCTGTCCGGACCCACACTGCGTTCATCCGAGAAGTAGATATGCACGTGTTCCCAGTCCACGGGCAGTGCCTTCAGGGCGCTGTACATCAGTTTGGGTGTGCTGCCACCCGAGAGCGCGACATGAAAGCTGCCCCGCTCCTTGATGGCTGCCTGCGCCGCCCGCGCCAGATGCTTGGCGCACAGCGTCGCGGCGGCTTCGGGGGTGGCCGAGACGAAGACCTTCATGCTTTCGCCATGCTGTCGTGTGCCAGATTCCAGGCAGCCTCGAACAGCGCGGCCCGCTCCGGGTGCGACATCACGCGGGCCAGCCCTTCGCTTAGGCTCATGCGCGGAATGACCACCTCGGTCTGCCGGTCAACCTGATTGAACTCGGCATGAACGCGGCACATCTCCTTGCCCTCGGTTTCCAGCGCAAACCGCACGCCGTCTCCGGTCAGTTCGATGTGGCACAGGTCGCCGTTTTCGCGCTGGCAGTGCCCCTGCACGAAGTTCACGCGTTTCAAGCTGTCCCAGCCCAGCGTCGCGGCGATCCAGCCCGCGAACAGCCGAGCCGCCAGATCGTTTTCTCCAGCGTAAGCGACTTTTAGGTTCTGCACCTGCGACAGTTTGGCAACCGCGTCGGGGCTGTCGAAAATCTGCGCCAGTGCCTCGCGCCAGCCCGCCGAGCGGCTCCAGCCCAGGTCGGCCAGGGCGTAGTGGTTGCTGGGCGGCAGATTCAGCGTCAGGCTGTCGGCAATCACCTGATCGGCAATGTCGGTCAGCTCTTTGAGCAGCGCACCTTCAGGCGCGGTTTCGGAAGCCCACCACACATGGTTGATGGTGGCGGGGCGCAGCAGCGGCAGAATCGCGCCCTGAAGCTGCTCGGGGTTGGCGTTCAGCACCACGCGCTCGACATACACGCCCTTCTGCGGAATCAGGCTGGCCTGCACGCCGATCAGCTCATTGCCGTCCATCACACCCACGATCTGCCGCCCGGCGTAGCGCCCTTCCAGGCCAGAAAGGGTGTCCTGCACGCGCTTCAGGTGCCGACTGGTCGTCAGCGCGATGATGTTTCCGGTAAAGGCCCGCGTTTCGACCTGCGCTTCGTCCCAGAGCGTATCCAGGCTGCTCTGCACATGCCGCACATCGGTATGCACCGGGCCGAGAGGTTTGTATTGCACGGCTTCAGGCATGGTTACTCCTTAACAGCAGTGAGGGGTGATGCGGGATGAGTGATGAGTCGCTGGAGGCTCTGAGACGACAGTACCCAGATCTCCGCCAACTGCTTTGAGTCCACATCACTCATCACCCGAACCACACCACGCTCTTTACAGCCTTCTCCAGCGCCGATCCGGCCCCATCAGGGCGTCGGCGGCTTCTGGCCCCCAGCTTCCGGCGGCGTAGTTGGGGAATTCCGGCGCGTCCTGCCCGTCCCAGGCTTCCAGCATGCCCGTCACGAGCTGCCACGCGTGATCCACTTCGTCCTCGCGGGGAAACAGCGTCGCGTCGCCCAGCATGGCGTCGAGCACCAGCCGCGAGTACGGGCTTTCCAGTCCGGCCCCGAAGGCGTCGTAGCGAAAATCCATCGTGACCTCGCGCAGCTGATTTTCCTGCCCCGGCGTCTTGCTCGAAAACTTCAGGCTCACGCCCTCGTCGGGCTGGATGCGGAAGGCCAGCACGTTGCGCTCCAGTCCACCGGGAAACAGGCCCAGCGGCGGCTTCTTGAACACCACCGCGATTTCCGTGACCTTCTTGGGCAGCCGCTTTCCGGTGCGGATAAAGAAGGGCACGCCCTGCCAGCGCCAGTTCTCGATCTCGAACTTGACCGCCACATACGTCGGGGTGCTGCTGCCGGGCTTCACGCCGGGTTCCTCGCGGTAGCCAGGCACGCGCTCGCCCGCCAGCGTGCCGGGGCCATACTGCCCGCGCACCGCCGACGCCGCCACCTGCTCTTTCGGAATCGGTTTGACCGCCCGCAGCACCTTCACCTTCTCGTCGCGGATGGCTCCCTCGTCGAAGGCCACCGGGGGTTCCATCGCCACCAGCGTAAACAGCTGCATCAGGTGGTTCTGAAGCATGTCGCGCAGAATGCCCGCTTCCTCGTAATACCCGGCGCGGCCTTCCAGCCCCAGGTCTTCGGCGGCGGTAATCTGCACATGATCGACATAGCTGCGGTTCCAGATCGGCTCGAAGATGGCGTTGCCGAAGCGAATCGCCATCAGGTTCTGCACCGTCTCCTTGCCGAGATAGTGGTCGATGCGGTACACCTGCGACTCGTCCCAGACGCCGTGAATGGCGTCGTTCAGGTGGCGGGCGGTTTCGAGCGTGGTGCCGAACGGCTTCTCGATGATGATGCGCCGCCAGCCCTCGCTCTGGTCCTGCAACTTCAGTCGGCCCAGACCGTTGCTGATCGGCTCGAACAGGCTGGGGGGCGTGCTCAGATAGAACACCGCGTTCTTGCGCCCGCCGTGCGCGTTCTCGGCCTCGTCGAGCTGGGTGCCCACGCGGTCGTACACGTCGTCTTTGTCGAAGTCACCGAATTCGTAGTACAGCAGCTCTCTGAATTTCTCCAGGCTGCCCGGCAGGATGGCGTCGGTTTCTTTGCTGGTCTTCAGGGCTTCGAGCGCGTAATCGCGGAACTGCTCGTCGGTCATCTCCTGACGGCCCACACCCACGATGTTGAACGCACTGCCCAGCAGCCCGTCCTGCCACAGGCCGAAGACGGCGGGCAGCAGTTTGCGGCGCGACAGGTCGCCGGTTGCGCCGAAAATAACCAGCGTGGCGGGTTCGGGGGCGCGGCTGCGGCGCATGCCTGCCCGGAAAGGATTCGGGGTGGGTTCGGGCATCGTCACGGTCTTGGGCGGCGTGGCCGCCGACTCGGACGCGGGCGGCAGCTTGGGGTCTGGCTGCGTGGCCTGCTGGGGTTCATTCGTCACCGGTTCACTCTCCCTTGCGGTCGTTTCCCGACTCGCCGAGCTGACGCGCTTCATCGTGGGCGGGCACTGCCGGAGCGTCGGTATTCAGGGCGGCTTCGGGCGGGGTATTGGGCTTGACTTCCTGCACGGTGGTGGTCTTTGCCACCTCGTCCAGCTTCTTGACCGCGTGCCCGCCGAATGCACGGCGCATGGCCGAGAGCATCTGGCCCGCGTAGCTGACTTCCTGCTGGCTTCGCAGACGCATCTGCACGCTCAGCGTGATGACCGGCGTGGGAATGCCCAGTTCCAGGCTGTCGAGCACCGTCCAGCGGCCCTCGCCCGAGTCGGCCACGTAGTCCGAGAGGTCGTTGAAATCGGTGTCGGCCTTCATGGCGTCGGCGGTCAGGTCGAGCAGCCAGCTGCGAACCACGCTGCCGTGTCGCCACAGCTCGGCGATCTGCGCCACGTCCAGCCCGAAGTCTTTCTTGGCGTGCAGCAGCTCGAAGCCCTCGGCGTAGGCCTGCATCATGCCGTACTCGATGCCGTTGTGCACCATCTTGACGTAGTGTCCACTGCCCGAAGGCCCCATGCGGCCCCAGCCCTCGGTGGGCGTGGGGGCGAGCACTTCAAACACCGGGCTCAGCGCGTCCACGGCTTCTTTCGGCCCGCCCACCATCATGGCGTAGCCTTCCTTCAGACCCCAGATGCCGCCCGAGGTACCGACATCGACAAAATGAATGCCCATGCCTTCCAGTACGCCCGCCCGCCGGATGCTGTCTTTGTAATTGCTGTTTCCGCCGTCGATGATGGTGTCGCCCGGCTGCATTTTGGAAGCCAGCGTCATGATGGTGTCTTCGGTGGCCTTGCCGCTGGGAACCATGACCCACACGGCACGCGGGGCCGGAAGCTGCGCGACCAGTTCATCGAGGGTGCTTGCGCCCTGTGCGCCGTGCAGCCGAGCCGCCTCGACGTTGGCGGGGAACAGATCGTAGCCGACCACTTCCTGACCACCCTCAAGCAGCCGCGTTACCATGTTGCCGCCCATCTTGCCCAGTCCGATCATGCCTAGCTTCATTGTCTCTCCTCTGAATCGTGGTCGTTGAGCCTGGATAGCTGAATGTACGAGGATCGGTGCCCAGAGGTTCTGTTTGGAAGTGCTTCCATGAAGAAATCCATTGCTGGGGATAGCCCATCCTGCTTGCCGAGACGCATCATAAACCCGCACCTGTGCCGGGTGAGTGCAGGTGTCCTAGGAAGCTTTTAGGAAACGTGTACCAGCTTCCAGTACGCAAGCAGGCTTCTGAAACCTCTGGAAGCGGTTTGCAGGCTCGTTACTTCTTCTTTTTGCCAGCCTGCTTGGCCGCTTTTTCGGCGTCGCGCTGCTTCTGCTGATACTCGCGGGCGGTGTCTTCCATCAGCTGTGCGCCCTGCTTATCGACCTGCCGCTGCAACTCCAGCAGGGCGCTGGCGCTCATCTGTCGCAGGATGCGCTCGACGGGTTTTGCCAGCCAGCGATAACGCACGCGGGCATTGGTCGAGAGTGTCACTTCGGTGCCGCCGGGAATGGGCTTGAAAATCCAGCCCTGCGTCAGTTTTTCGACGGGGCCAAACGGCTGCACGCTCTCCCAGCCGCCGCGTGTCGGCCCCTGAACCTGTCCGTAGCGGGCGGTAAAGCTCAGGCCCAGCAGTCGCCGGGGCAGCTTGAACCGCACCACGGCTCCGCTGGTCAGCTTTTCTTCGCCCACGTACCGGGCCTGAGCGTAGTTCGGGTCCCACTTCTCGCGCCGTTTCGGGTCGAGCGCCAGCCGAAAGAGGGTGTCCGGGCGGCTACGGATCACGATGGTGTCTTTGAAGGTGATGGGTTCGGACATTCAGAAGAGTGTAGCTCAGGGCAGGTGCCGCCTGGAACGTCCTGCCTGCTTCAGTCCAGATACGCCACGGCTCGCCCGTGTGCCGCACGAACGGTAAAGCGCTCTGCAAACTTCGCGCCGCACATGGCACCGGCCCGCTTACGCCCCTCGCGGTACGCGTCCGGCGTGAATTCCCACTTGTAAAACTGCTGGTAATACTCCATCACGCCCGCCGCGAGGTCGATGCTCTCAGAGATATCCACGAACACCTCGGGATACGGGCTGGCGTCGGCGTGGTA
Above is a window of Deinococcus ruber DNA encoding:
- a CDS encoding SRPBCC family protein; this translates as MSEPITFKDTIVIRSRPDTLFRLALDPKRREKWDPNYAQARYVGEEKLTSGAVVRFKLPRRLLGLSFTARYGQVQGPTRGGWESVQPFGPVEKLTQGWIFKPIPGGTEVTLSTNARVRYRWLAKPVERILRQMSASALLELQRQVDKQGAQLMEDTAREYQQKQRDAEKAAKQAGKKKK
- the gnd gene encoding phosphogluconate dehydrogenase (NAD(+)-dependent, decarboxylating), whose amino-acid sequence is MKLGMIGLGKMGGNMVTRLLEGGQEVVGYDLFPANVEAARLHGAQGASTLDELVAQLPAPRAVWVMVPSGKATEDTIMTLASKMQPGDTIIDGGNSNYKDSIRRAGVLEGMGIHFVDVGTSGGIWGLKEGYAMMVGGPKEAVDALSPVFEVLAPTPTEGWGRMGPSGSGHYVKMVHNGIEYGMMQAYAEGFELLHAKKDFGLDVAQIAELWRHGSVVRSWLLDLTADAMKADTDFNDLSDYVADSGEGRWTVLDSLELGIPTPVITLSVQMRLRSQQEVSYAGQMLSAMRRAFGGHAVKKLDEVAKTTTVQEVKPNTPPEAALNTDAPAVPAHDEARQLGESGNDRKGE